A stretch of the Musa acuminata AAA Group cultivar baxijiao chromosome BXJ2-7, Cavendish_Baxijiao_AAA, whole genome shotgun sequence genome encodes the following:
- the LOC135617105 gene encoding cysteine-rich receptor-like protein kinase 43 encodes MTKPKKFLERLFKPFVAGRKKEGREEKELEAIAAKEQKAFRYEALAAATRNFDPKQKLGEGGFGSVFKGRLEDGREVAVKRLGWGSRQGAREFMNEALLLSRVQHKNLVNLHGYCAHANEKLLVYEYVPNESLDKLLFLEEEGNWKRMQLDWRRRFQVIAGVARGLLYLHEDAHTTIIHRDIKASNILLDGGWVPKIADFGLARLFPEDQSNVKTRVVGTNGYMAPEYVMRGSLSTKVDVFSFGVVVLELISGLKNSAFARISDPEASSLLEWAWKLYNEGRSLELLDPALKSTVDAEQVALCVQLGLLCVQSDPKQRPDMKRVVIVLSKKPRTLEEPTRPGTPAFSYPRFDGTRGSVYSSGESSSTVNSASTAATTSTTITVNRSSHREQRSARR; translated from the exons ATGACGAAACCTAAGAAATTCCTAGAGCGCCTCTTCAAGCCCTTTGTCGCCGGCCGTAAAAAAG AGGGGAGAGAGGAGAAGGAACTGGAGGCGATCGCGGCCAAGGAGCAGAAGGCGTTCCGGTACGAGGCGCTGGCGGCGGCCACCCGCAATTTCGATCCCAAGCAGAAGCTAGGCGAAGGCGGGTTCGGCTCCGTATTCAAG GGGCGGCTGGAGGACGGGCGGGAAGTGGCGGTGAAGCGGCTCGGGTGGGGGTCGCGGCAGGGGGCGAGGGAGTTCATGAACGAGGCGTTGCTGCTATCGAGGGTGCAACACAAGAACTTGGTGAACCTCCATGGATACTGCGCCCACGCCAACGAGAAGCTCCTCGTCTACGAGTACGTCCCCAACGAGAGTCTCGACAAGCTCCTGTTCTTGG AAGAAGAGGGTAACTGGAAGAGGATGCAGTTGGACTGGAGGCGAAGGTTCCAGGTGATAGCTGGGGTGGCCCGGGGGCTGCTGTACCTGCACGAAGACGCGCACACCACCATCATACACCGCGACATCAAGGCCAGCAACATCCTGTTGGACGGCGGGTGGGTCCCCAAGATCGCCGACTTCGGATTGGCCCGGCTCTTCCCCGAGGACCAGAGTAATGTCAAGACCCGCGTCGTCGGCACCAACGGCTACATGGCGCCGGAGTACGTCATGCGCGGCTCGCTCTCCACCAAGGTCGACGTCTTCAGCTTCGGCGTCGTGGTCCTCGAGCTCATCTCGGGCCTGAAGAACTCCGCGTTTGCTCGAATCTCCGACCCGGAAGCGAGCAGCCTTCTTGAATGG GCTTGGAAGCTTTACAACGAGGGACGGAGTCTGGAGCTGCTGGATCCTGCTCTGAAATCGACGGTGGACGCAGAGCAAGTCGCATTGTGTGTTCAGCTCGGGCTGCTCTGCGTGCAGTCTGACCCCAAGCAGCGGCCAGACATGAAGCGTGTCGTGATCGTTCTCTCCAAGAAGCCAAGAACACTCGAGGAGCCCACCAGGCCTGGGACCCCTGCATTCAGTTATCCAAGATTCGATGGAACCCGCGGCTCCGTCTACTCTTCCGGTGAATCTTCCTCTACCGTGAACTCCGCCTCAACCGCTGCCACCACCTCAACCACCATCACCGTAAATCGATCATCGCACCGGGAGCAGCGCTCCGCACGACGATAG